In the Malaya genurostris strain Urasoe2022 chromosome 1, Malgen_1.1, whole genome shotgun sequence genome, one interval contains:
- the LOC131429789 gene encoding uncharacterized protein LOC131429789, with the protein MALRLPYYLSWTRILIVTALLLTLEPILRIRCMSVDQDATCSHLDRNLYQDPETAGPMIEEDFRGHITVLYSVAPSKPFLTRRIYKERDPIFFNKILFDEQIELYHTLLDRFESNGFRDVQFIVAATESLHPNETDFGDFDDFLDNATSIAAGHNISVYPNPLNENGTFAMFGLKEFQVYVLDRCSRIAYIIEPPWSLIQYSYVKAAVLSTLYDRPCGDCDVDNFLNSSLPEKKFDVVQLHSTTDSSAATMEEATVPTNSNSTQEDGSQDDDDDIPTEEDPDLERITEEIDVQRPSIMEANMTTIENDPFANLTVSGPELSLPLKIIIPAVHIHFEQPKPNNSYDKYAYIIFQSDKPLEHQHEIEAKDNETIESQSSLREISLVNVTANSTTLRVVNVEWPLDQLREILNTSSIYYDDSTTQVYRKLARYDASGVEELEELSVASQFAAWKRRQAERTEQAKTEKRQFIRKHYERLIQWLNWQFEKS; encoded by the exons ATGGCGCTACGATTGCCGTACTACCTGTCATGGACAAGAATTTTGATAGTGACTGCCCTGCTGCTGACTTTGGAACCTATTCTTCGGATCCGGTGTATGTCCGTCGACCAGGACGCTACCTGCAGCCATTTGGATCGGAACCTTTACCAAGATCCGGAAACGGCCGGTCCGATGATTGAGGAGGACTTTCGCGGTCACATCACGGTCCTATACAGTGTGGCTCCGTCGAAGCCTTTCCTAACGCGCCGCATCTACAAAGAACGGGAcccaatatttttcaacaaaatcctGTTCGACGAACAGATCGAGCT CTACCACACTCTGTTGGACCGCTTCGAAAGCAACGGTTTCCGGGACGTGCAGTTTATTGTGGCCGCTACCGAAAGTCTGCATCCGAATGAAACGGACTTTGGCGATTTTGACGATTTTCTGGACAACGCAACGAGCATTGCCGCTGGCCACAACATCTCGGTTTACCCGAATCCGCTGAATGAAAATGGTACCTTTGCCATGTTTGGCCTGAAAGAATTTCAGGTGTACGTGCTGGACCGGTGCTCGCGAATTGCCTACATCATCGAACCACCATGGAGCCTAATCCAGTACTCATATGTGAAGGCCGCCGTACTGTCTACGCTGTATGATCGACCATGCGGCGATTGTGAC GTCGATAATTTTCTTAATTCATCGTTACCGGAGAAGAAGTTTGATGTAGTGCAGTTGCATTCAACGACGGATTCGTCAGCTGCTACAATGGAGGAGGCAACCGTTCCCACAAATTCGAACAGCACCCAGGAGGACGGTTCTCAAGACGATGACGATGACATACCGACTGAGGAAGATCCGGATCTGGAACGCATTACGGAAGAGATTGACGTACAGAGGCCAAGCATAATGGAAGCGAACATGACGACCATCGAAAACGATCCTTTCGCAAACCTCACCGTGTCCGGTCCGGAGTTGTCATTGCCGTTGAAAATCATTATTCCGGCAGTTCATATTCACTTCGAACAACCGAAGCCGAATAATTCGTACGACAAGTACGCCTACATTATTTTTCAAAGCGACAAACCCCTGGAGCATCAGCATGAAATTGAAGCCAAAGACAATGAGACAATCGAATCGCAATCATCGCTGCGGGAGATTTCGCTCGTGAACGTTACCGCCAACAGCACTACCCTACGGGTGGTCAACGTCGAGTGGCCTCTGGACCAGTTGCGTGAAATACTCAACACTTCGAGCATCTACTATGATGACAGTACCACGCAGGTTTACCGGAAGTTGGCTCGGTACGACGCTTCCGGTGTCGAGGAACTGGAAGAACTATCCGTCGCTAGCCAATTCGCTGCCTGGAAGCGACGGCAGGCGGAACGGACCGAACAGGCTAAAACCGAGAAGCGCCAGTTCATTCGGAAGCACTACGAACGGCTGATACAGTGGCTGAACTGGCAATTTGAAAAATCCTGA
- the LOC131429805 gene encoding zinc transporter ZIP13 homolog has product MNISTGLLDETFVYLYREMMDNYVPVYFKQMEYTPWIFSLLGSALIGLSGILPLALIPAGDKATADFKDPAESKSLKVLLSFAVGGLLGDVFLHLLPEAWSNDVTSQSQSAHDHPSMRSGLWVLGGVLIFTIVEKIFSGYTNADENNPQPRCVEIATCLLRKSGGKLPEGFVGSCGQTTGACDIEDVPNGCFLAGKSEEKKESTKKVAGYLNLLANSIDNFTHGLAVAGSFLISFRHGVLATFAILVHEIPHEVGDFAILLRSGFSRWDAAKAQLLTAGAGLMGALVAIGGSGATTAMEARTSWIMPFTAGGFLHIALVTVLPDLLSENEPRESIKQFAALLLGIGLMGIMTVYMEH; this is encoded by the exons ATGAACATCTCGACCGGTTTGTTGGACGAAACGTTCGTCTATCTGTACCGGGAGATGATGGATAACTACGTGCCGGTGTATTTCAAACAGATGGAATACACCCCATGGATCTTCTCGTTGCTCGGGTCGGCCCTGATCGGGTTGAGCGGGATCTTACCACTGGCGCTGATTCCGGCAGGGGATAAAGCGACGGCTGATTTTAAGGATC CCGCCGAATCCAAATCGCTCAAGGTGCTGTTAAGTTTCGCGGTCGGTGGATTGCTGGGCGATGTGTTTCTTCATCTGCTACCGGAGGCGTGGAGTAACGATGTGACCAGTCAGTCCCAGTCGGCTCATGATCATCCCTCGATGCGCAGTGGTCTTTGGGTGCTTGGTGGTGTTCTGATTTTCACCATCGTGGAGAAAATATTCTCCGGTTACACGAATGCCGACGAGAACAATCCGCAGCCGCGGTGCGTTGAGATTGCAACGTGTTTGCTGCGAAAGAGTGGGGGTAAACTGCCGGAAGGATTCGTTGGAAGCTGCGGTCAAACTACGGGGGCTTGCGACATCGAGGATGTTCCGAATGGATGCTTTCTTGCGGGGAAGTCTGAGGAGAAAAAGGAATCCACCAAAAAAGTGGCTGGTTATCTGAATCTGCTGGCGAATTCGATTGATAACTTCACCCACGGATTGGCCGTtgccggttcgtttttgatatccTTCCGACATGGAGTTTTGGCTACCTTTGCCATACTGG TGCACGAAATCCCTCACGAAGTAGGTGACTTTGCTATCCTACTGCGATCGGGATTCAGCCGATGGGATGCGGCCAAAGCACAACTGCTAACTGCCGGAGCCGGTTTGATGGGTGCGCTGGTAGCGATCGGTGGAAGTGGTGCAACGACTGCCATGGAAGCTCGTACTTCCTGGATTATGCCATTTACGGCCGGAGGTTTCCTGCACATCGCACTGGTGACGGTGCTACCGGATTTACTCAGTGAAAATGAACCTCGCGAATCGATCAAACAGTTTGCTGCGCTTCTGTTGGGCATCGGTCTGATGGGAATCATGACGGTATACATGGAGCACTAG
- the LOC131429797 gene encoding TGF-beta-activated kinase 1 and MAP3K7-binding protein 1-like: protein MRADIDSVETTGDQTRPWTDDLKVCPLTAVGEATNQTYREDGSRIEAYKSRDKKCLCTVDETLLYAIYSGHNGVRVADFALQKMAADLLLGQLNGRSTDEAVKDVIRQAFHSVEKGYFDSIDADVATKTDLQLQLSADGLSQYQISQKYGNILEKLDKINVELSVGSSAALALICQSKLYIGNIGNCRALLCKTNEFDTLTVTQLSVDHNLCNEEEVLRLFRLGLEAQNFENCPLYSTRCIGNYLGKTGYKDCDFLSDATSEPVIFQPEIVGSIPVTPACKFLVLMSSGLCRALHDLYPGDTSKENRILIQMIAEEFQTQSTLAGVAQSVVHRIVQLHHDGFMQQIEEGKKPPFWNRDDITLLIRNFNYPLPNAFNSRKNSTRSFASMASASSTGSSDATPTNRSYGTEMDYPAMGTNISVTSSERSENDNFPEPEKKVKPYVDFSDYHRRVAEARKLGKLPSNIDFD from the exons ATGAGAGCGGACATTGATTCGGTGGAAACAACCGGTGACCAAACTCGTCCCTGGACCGATGATTTAAAGGTTTGTCCATTGACTGCCGTCGGTGAAGCAACGAACCAAACCTACAG GGAAGATGGAAGTCGTATCGAAGCATACAAATCGAGGGATAAAAAGTGCTTGTGTACTGTAGATGAAAC ATTGTTGTACGCCATCTATTCCGGTCACAACGGAGTACGGGTCGCGGATTTTGCACTACAGAAAATGGCAGCAGATCTGCTGTTGGGTCAACTGAATGGTCGTTCCACCGATGAAGCCGTAAAGGACGTTATCCGGCAGGCTTTCCATTCGGTTGAGAAGGGTTATTTCGATTCGATTGATGCCGATGTGGCAACCAAAACGGATCTGCAACTGCAACTGTCTGCCGATGGACTGAGTCAATATCAAATTTCACAGAAATATGGAAACATTTTGGAGAAGCTGGATAAGATCAATGTGGAGTTGTCAGTTGGGAGCAGTGCAGCGTTGGCCCTAATCTGCCAGTCCAAGCTGTACATTGGTAACATTGGAAATTGTCGTGCCTTGCTGTGTAAAACGAATGAGTTTGACACACTAACCGTCACTCAGCTGAGTGTCGATCATAACCTGTGCAACGAGGAGGAAGTACTGCGTCTCTTCCGGCTGGGACTAGAAgcacaaaatttcgaaaattgccCCTTATACAGTACCAGATGCATTGGGAACTATCTAGGAAAGACGGGTTACAAGGACTGTGATTTTCTGTCGGACGCCACATCGGAACCTGTAATTTTTCAACCGGAAATAGTTGGTTCGATTCCAGTGACACCGGCTTGTAAATTCCTCGTGCTGATGTCCAGTGGTTTGTGTCGGGCTTTGCATGATCTTTATCCTGGTGACACtagcaaggaaaaccgaatccTTATTCAGATGATTGCCGAAGAATTTCAGACCCAATCGACGCTGGCAGGAGTCGCCCAATCGGTGGTTCACCGCATCGTTCAACTGCATCACGACGGTTTTATGCAGCAGATTGAGGAAGGCAAGAAACCACCGTTTTGGAATCGGGACGATATCACATTGCTGATTCGGAACTTTAATTATCCGCTGCCTAATGCGTTCAATAGTAGAAAGAACAGTACTCGGTCGTTCGCGTCCATGGCATCCGCTTCGTCGACGGGCAGTTCCGATGCTACTCCGACGAATCGTAGTTACGGTACTGAGATGGACTATCCCGCAATGGGAACCAATATATCGGTTACTAGTTCCGAGAG AAGTGAAAACGATaactttccggaaccggaaaagaAAGTCAAACCGTACGTGGATTTTTCGGACTACCACCGAAGGGTAGCAGAGGCTCGTAAACTTGGAAAACTACCCTCAAACATAGATTTTGACTAA